ggtaggCACTGGCTAGGCATGACAGTCCTGTGTGTCTTAATCCCACCCggcacagagtgatcacagagaaTCACTTACTGTCCACCTGGAGTTGCACATGTGTtaattccattttcaggtctctACTCAGAGTTCGTAGGGTGTAGAATCCGATATCATTCAGGGTGACGTTGTGGAGCAGTAGGGATCCATTGCTGTACATGGTCTCTCTGCCACTGTGTGCAGGGCCCGGCACACTTGAATTCTTGCCTACCATGTGTCGGGCAACTTCATGGTTCTTGAACACAATCACACCTTTGTACCAGAAAAGGCCTAGAAGATTCTCCTGGAGATTGTGAACAAGTAGAAGAACGCTTGCTCCTTCTGCAACTCTGGGTGGCACTGATTCAATAGTGGGCTGAACAGAGGTGGGAGGGTGTGCACAGGTTAAAATGGAGgctagaagggaagagagagataaCCATCACTTTAGGGACCTGTGTTTTTGGCTAAAATGGGGCCGTGTCCTACGTGGATGTGTCCATTGCTCAGCCTAGGGGTATGGGTGAGTGTCTCCCTGTCCTACTTGGTGGAGGTTAGCCCGTGACCTCTGTTCACTCTGAGTCCCTGTGTATGTCATTTCTTCTGTATGGGGCTCCCTCCTCAATTGTCAACATGGCCCCAGCTCACTACCCTGAGACCCCTGCTCACATCCAGTGTAGatactgaggaaatgcctctctGACCTCTTCCTCTACACATCTTGTCTTCACTCTCTGACTCTCTTTGTTGTTGTCCTCCACCTCTTGTGGTTCCAATCAACACCTGACTTCACCTTCTagcttttttttcctgctctgtcTTCCAGTCAAGTAGGACTGAGGAATGTGAGAAACAGGATTGGTCTTCCCTTCTTTAACGTCTGCCTAGAAAAAAACTACTTACCTGTGGAGAATGAAAGAATGGATGATGTCCCAAGACCCTGTATGTCCATggatttaatttcaaaaattcatAGGTTCGGGAATACAGTAATGAATGCCTccatttgcttgatttttttacaCTTTTACTTATTAtatctgtgtgtgagtttgtgtgcagGACCATGTCTCAGGGTGTATGGGTGGATGCAGGACACACTACCTAGGTGGAGGTCAGGTTACAACTTGTGATCCTTGGTTCTCAGGTAGTCAGACAATGGGTCAAATGCTATATCCCCTGAGCCATGTCATTGAGCAACAATagcttgtttttctatttatgaaGTCATAGCTCCCAACATCAGTCTTTAGATGGTTTTGGCCACAGTGATGAAATTTGGGTAAAAACAGTCTCGCCTTCCCTTCCCCTTACTTTTTCTTATTAGCCATACATTTCCTGTTGCTTCCCTTTGTCTTCTCCCTACAAACCCCAAGACTCCTCTCAGGTCCTTGTCCCCCTTAGGAGACTTTAGACAGTAGATCAGTCCTGTACTCTCACATGCTGTCCAAATGTGGTCTCCTCACCTGTGAACAGGAGCCCTGGACGGGTAATACATCCTTTACATAGGGGAAAACGAGTgtctttctggtctctgtgactTGATCTGTCCTTCCCCTGTGGCACATCTGCTCCCAGCCTCTACTCTCATTCTCCCATCTGAGCTGAGCCTCCTCCTAGGCAGGAACATCTCCCAGACTTCCACGGGCAGGGGATGGTTCTGTCTTCCAAACCCTGCTCTGGCCCCTCACTCTCAGTGCTTTCCCatgtccctctccccttctctctttatgTCTTAGTCCTCCAGACCACACAGTGAACAACAAACTGAGCATCCTGTGCCCTGAGAAAACATAGTTCACCCTGGAGCTGCCCTCTGCTGTGTCCTGGCCTTGGTCTGTGAGCACCAAAGAGAGAGCCTCTGCactttcctgagacacagaaaccTGCTGGGTGCAGAGATTGTTCTGTGTTCTCAATACTCTAGAAACAGAAGTTGCTCTCAGCGAAGTGTCAAAAGGATCTGTGGGGACTCCAAAAGCACAAGCTGAGTGATGTGCAGGCAGGGGACATCCATTCTCACTGCATCTCATCCAGTCACCAGTGATGGATCTGGCCCTGGACAAAGACCCAGATACAGTTTGTCAGGAGTTTTCCATTCtgagtgtgtggggggaggtGGCCTAAGTCCTATAAAGAGGACTCAGGGCTCCACCACCTCATGAATGATTTTAAGACAATGCTTACACTTCCCGTATGCTGAACTGTTAATGGTCTACCTCTGTGCTCTCTGGCATTTATAGACGCCTTGGACCTCTGTCTAGCTAATTCCCCTGGCTACTGTTATCTTTCCAAAGGAAATACATAAAGGGGAAGTAAGCATGAACCCCTGGCAGTGTAACAGATTCAGGAAGCAGCCAGTAGTTTGGAGAAGGCTGTGTCAGTGATCTCCAGGTCTGTAGGGATAAGAGTGGGAGGCAGGATACAAGGTAAGTTCCTGGCTCAGGCAAATAGTCTTGAGTGTTGACTATGTGTAACCCTCCCCCTGGTGATCACTGGCGGAACTGCAGTTCACTCTTTAGGAGCTATCCAGATTAGCAGAGCCTGCAGCCATTTCCCTGAAGGGAAGAATTCCATGAGTTGTACCACAGGGGACAAGAACCTGTCAGGAGGACCTGTGCCCTCAGTCCCTCTTTTCAGAGACCCTGGCCTTCCTGTGAAGCTTCATAAGCCCATCAGGACAGTTAGTTAAGGGCCTGGATATCTGCCTAGCTATGTTCTCCCTGTTCCCAACCATAGGGAAGTAAAAATCCAACCTTTGCAAATGCTACTCAGGACCATCAGAGGTTGAGTCTGGGACAGAGGTCTGGATCCAGGGCTCTAGATGTCCCTCACTTCCCTTTGTGAATCCCATTTTTCCTCAACCACTCACAACATTCATCATTCATGGCCTTTCTCAAGGACACATCCTGGGGAGAACCCCAACAGTCTAGACAGAGGCTGATATCCTAGGCTGAGTTACCTGCCATGCATCCACCTGTGTGCAAAGTGAGGTCAAATGAAGGATTCTGATCTACTGCAGTTATTCTCTACCATGTGTGTCCCACACCACATGCTCAAACCCCaacatgcagacacatgcagaGGGGAAGTAGGCACAGGCTGGATTtggcatttctgtgtgtgtccaGTGGAAAGaaccccacccagctcccagagtTCAAGAAGAATCACTTACTGTGCACGTGGACGTACATGGATGTCACTGATACAATTTCTGCTTGTCTACTTATGGTTCGTAGGGTGTAGAATCCTGTGTCCTTGTGGGTGACACTCTGGAGCAGCAGGGATCCATTGCTGTACACTGTCTCTCTTCCACTGTGTACAGGCCCTGTGACACTTAAATTGTATTTCAGTGAATAGATGGCAATTCCACGTTTCAAATTTGTCACGCCTTTGTACCAAGCAAAGGCTAGCAGATTCTCTGGCAGATTGTGGACCTGTAGAAGGACATTGTCTCCTTCGAACACATTGGGCGGCAGGAGTTCAATGTTGACTTGGGCAGTGGTGGGTGGATACCAGCAGCTTAAAAGGGAGGCtacaaggagaaaggggaaagcaTCAATATTGAACAGATGTGATCATGACTCAGCTTAGGTGTTTGACTAGCAGTGTGCTAACCGTGCTTGATGGAAGAGAGCGACATAACCTCCATTTCCTCAGAGCCTCTGactgtgtcttttcctctatagGGAAAAACCGTCTCACTTGTCTGCCTGGCTCTCCCCCTCAGTGTCCCCATACCCTCCTCACATAAAGAGTATTTCTTGTGAGGAAGCCACTCTGACCTCCTCCTCTAGGGGGTCCTTATGTTCTGATGTtttttcctctgttctctttgTGTTATCAGTCATCTCCTGGTATCCACCTCTGGATACACTGACTTTGAATCTGATAGATCCAGGGCTGTGTAAGGACAGGGATTGTTGTGACCTTTTAGGAAGGTTCAGTTCCTAAAATAGTCTCAAACATCAATGaagaatgaaaaattgaaagaagctgggaggtggtgatgcACATCCTAAATCACAGCAATCCAGAGGTCAAAGCAGGTAGttctctgagtatgaggccaacctggtctacacaatgagttctaggatagttaggaatatacagagaaacactgtgttGGGGtgggtgaaaaaataaaaaaaggaaggaaggaaaagtagaaggaaggaagtagTGAAGGGAgcaaaagagggagggagggagggaggaaggaaggaagaaatgaagaaaggaaggaaggatggatggaaggaagcaaggaaggaagttAGGAAAGAGTGTCCATGGATTTATCTACATAATTCCCATTTGTAGCTAAGGGCAATAATTATACTCAAGAGTGATTTAAACTTTTTTACATTCACTTATATACTCTAAGTATATATTTCTAAAGGCACATGTCTCACTGTACATATGAGCAGGTCCGTGCAACAGCAGCTGTTTTGAGGGCAGAGAAGGgcctgtgggagtctgttctctccatctaccctgtgagagctgaggactgaatgcAGGTTGTCATGTCtccacacactgagccatctctctgccctaCCCCGTTTCAGTTCCATTGAGAGTCACACTGTCATTGCTGCCATCAGACTTCAGAACATTTGAGCCAGTGTAATTGACTATGAATAGGAAGTTTTGGGGGCTTTTCACTTCCCCTCATCACCTCCTGTCCACTGAGATCTTCAGATTGCTGAGCCTCTGTCCCTCACTCTACCTTCTGCCCTGTGACTACAGAAAAAAACCTCAAGTCTTCTCTCAAGATCTTGTTCTCTTTAGGAAACTCCAGCTTGTTTCTgagttcccctcccccacatgtTTAGAGAGTGGGTACACTTACCTGTGAGTAAGAGCCCCTGCCAGGGGGTGCATCCCTTGCAAGGAATCATAAAGGAcacctccatctctcttctcactgTCTGCCCTCTGAGGAGAAAAGCTTCAGCTCCAGCAAGGCGCTCAGTCtctgctgtccttcctccctctgagaTGAGTGTCCTCCCAGGCAGGAGCACTTCCCAGAATCCAGTGGGCTCTGAGTGGTGGTATTTTGTCCCCTCCACTCCCAGTGCTTCCGGCATCCATATCTACTTCCCTTTACATTTCTCCTCCAAGCAACACATTGAACAACAAGGCTGATAAGCATCCCCATGCCCTCAGAGAACAATGGATCATCCCAGGGCTGACATCTGCTGTGTCCTGGCCTTGGGTCTGTCAGCACCAGAGGGAGTCTCATCCTGCTTATGTGTCCTTATGACACAGAGACCCAGCTGAGCATCTGGTCTGCCCTGTGTTCTCAATGCTCTGGGGAGGTGGGATTTACACCAAGCAGAAGGTGACAGATGCCAGTGAAAGCTAGAAAGGGGCCAGCTGAGTGATCAATAGGGATGGAGATCAATTCTTTTTCACTAGTGTCACCAGTCAAAGTTATGATCCAGGAGAGAGGCCCAAGAGCCATTGTGTGAGGAGTTTCATGTCCTCAGTATTGGGAAAGGCGTGACCTCTGTGTCCTGGAAAAGCTCCCTCTTCCTATGGAGGAATTCAAGACAACATTCTGGAATCCTGTGTTGGATGATCTGTGTGTTGGGTGAGCCCAAGTCCTCCCTATCTTCGTGGGTCATCTTTGTCCTTTACCTAGGTGATTCCCTGGTAGAAATCCTGTCTATGAAGGATGCCTGGAGTGAGGGGACTTTCACATTCCCCATGCATAAAGATATTCTCAGACACATGAAGCAGCCAGTAGGTCAGAGCAGGGCTGAGGAACAGTCATGGAAATGAGTCTCCTAGTTAAGGTCATGGCTCAGGGAAAGAATTTTCTAATTGTTGAGTATGTGTCCTGGTGATCACTTGGAAAAATGAAGTCTCATATCTAGGACTACAGGAGGGAGGGTTAACATGTCAACTGTGACCTGCTCTGACACCCTGAGCACAGGTGGGATAGAGGGCCTATCATCCTGTTCACTGTACTCTCCAGAACTCCTAATTCCATCTAGTATAGGGTGGGTCCAGGCAGGGTTCCAGATTTTTCCTGGGAAGACCTGGACTGCATTTAAAAATAGTGTACATCCAGAGGATGGAGATGCTTGGTAGGAGCCTTGTACCtccaaattttcaaaataaagtccTGGGATACTTATCTTGAGACTCAAAGGAGAGGACACCAATGTAGGGCTGCACCTGCACTCACTGCGAAGTCTCTGGCATCTAaatctttcctttgttttggCCACAGGGAAGTAAGGGGTTTGGTTCTTATGTACATAGAAAATTGATTCAAAAGGATGTGATAGCTGTTGTTCTCTATACGCTGTTTCTCccactgtgataaaaaaaaaaaacaccttgagAAAAAACAGTTTAGGaaagtgtattagtcagggttctctagagtcacagaacttagagaatatatatatatatagtttgaatgtaattcaCCCCAAATAATGTCATAGCGAGTGGCACTACTAAGAATTATTCTTTTCTTAGAGAGAGTATGGCCTTGTAGAAAAAAGTATGTCACTGTCTGGGTaggatttgaggtttcctatgctaaGGATGCTTCCCATTGAGTCAACTGACTtcttgttgcctacaagatgtaaccctctcagctccagcagcaTCTCGGCTTGCATACCATCATGCTCCCCATCAATATGATAATagcctaaacctctgaaactataagcaggacaccccaattaaatattttctttataagaattgccatagtcatggtgtctcttcacagcaatgaaatcctaacacacacacacacatacataaatacatacttaTGTCTGTTTCTATATGGGAATATTTGGACTTACAgactgcagtccaacaatggctggctgtgaatggaaagtccaagaatctagtagtttctcagtcccatgaggctgggtATCTCAACTAGGCTTCTGTATGTGCTGGAATCCAAAGAAATTGGCtccagtgccagtgaaggaatgcatGTGCTAACAagatgagagcaagcaggcaaagaacaaatgAACCCTTCTTCAATTGTCTTTAGATAGGCTTCCAGGGAAGATGTGGCCAAGATTAAATGTGTGCCTTCCCACTTCAAGATCTGGATTTAGGGCGTGTCGCCCTGCCTCAAGATTCAGATCAAAGGCACATTGTCTTCCTGCTTCGACGTCCAGATTGCAAGTGTACCCTCCATTTCtagattgtagttcattccagacgTAGTCAAgtttgacaaccaagaatagccaccacagaaaacaaaggatCCACTTCTCTTCCAGGTTTGGGtagcactgaaggaagtcaaggcagcaaaaTCACTCTCTGTCTTAcacttagctggctttcttaATCAGTCAAGGACCATCTGCCTagagatggtgctgcccatagcagcctgggccctcctgcatcaattaaaGCAATCCCTCACAGATATGTCCACAGGCAGACTTGATAAAGACAGTTATGCAGTTAAAATTCTTTTCCCCCAAGTGACTTTGCGCTGGGTCTAACTAGGACACTATTTCAGACTGTTAAGTCTTCTTTCTCCACGGGGAGACTCCACAAGAAGTTACTCCTTCTCCAAGTGAGAGTcggtttctgttttctgtggttaCCACATGTGCTGGTGTCTATAGCCCCTCAAAGCTGGACCTTGAGAACCTGAGCACAGCTCTGGGGTATCTGCCCTGATTTCACTttttacacaacccaggacctgAGTCCAGGGAACCTCGGATATGTACCACTGACATGGTGAAGACTTAGTGAAACAGCATCATCAAAAAATTGGTTTCTGGACTGTGGTCAAGTAGGGATGGGAACGTGAGTGATCAGGTTGGTGAAGGATGAAGggaaagagtactgaaagagGTTACTGGACAGGGGGAGGGCATTCCAAGTCAGGAAAAAGCACATGGGAATATCCCAAGAATCTACaaggccccagctaagactctcaACAATAGTGCATATGTAGCCTGAACTTGTCATcccctgtgaccaggcaagacttcaagtagAGGGAAGGGCCTGTCCCAGTTGGCACTGCCCTACCGCCATAGTGTCCCCACGTGGTTGAAGCTGACACCTGACAACTTGAAGGAACAAGTTTACAAACTGGCCAAGAAAGGTCTGACTCCCTCCCAGATAGGTGTGATCCTGAGGGACTTGCATGGTGTGGCACAGGTCCGTTTTGTGACTGGTAATAAAATCCTGAAAATCCCTAAGTCAAAAGGCCTTCCCCTGACCTCCCTGAGGATCTGTACCATTTGATTAAGAAAGTGGTGGCTGTCCAAAAGCATCTtgagaggaacagaaaggatAGGGATGCTAAATTCTGCCTGATTCTGATAGAGAGCAGAATTCACCAGCTGGCTCATTACCATAAGACTAATTGGGTCCTCCCTCCCAATTGGAAATATGAGTCATCTATAGCCTCTCCTCTAGTGGCATAAGTTCTCTTGtgtacacagcaataaaatcactctgaataaaaaaaaagaaaaagaaaaagaaaaaatagttcaATGTACTGATGCTTAGCGATATCCTGCTATTCTCATAGATTGGTTGCTAGtccaactgtcatcagaaagacttcatccagcaacttaTGGAAACAGATGCGGACCCACGGTCAGACATTAGGCGGAGCCTGCGGAatcttgcagaagagggggagaaaggattgtaggagccagggagttcagagacaccacaagaaaagccacagaatcaactaacctgggctcacaggggctcatgGAGATTGAATCAACAACCAGcgagcctgaatgggactgacTGAGgaactctacatatatgttataattGTTGAACTCAGTCTtcttgttggactcctaacagtggaaacaagggctgtctctgactcttttgctggcttttgggaccctattcctcacactgggtagccttgcccaaccttaatataTAAGGAGGTACTTAGTCTAACTGCAACTTGATCTGCCATGTTTTGTttatatccatgggaggcctgtcctttcctgaacaaaaatggaggaggagagattTGAGAGTGGGGATGAAGGAGGGGActctgaggagaggagggaggagaaacaacagccaggacagtagatagatagatagatagatagatagatagatagatagatagatgatagatagataggtaaataaatggataaatgggtagatagatagatagatagatagatagatagatagatggatggatagatggctggctggatgaatgaatgaatgaatgaatgaataaataaataaataaataaataaataaataaataaataaataaatgcacatcAGTTTCATTATGACTCAGAACAGGCCTCCCAAGCATGTCCATCACCAGCCTCTTCTGGCTCCATTAGAATCACAGCAGAAGCCAATCAGCAGCTTAGACAAGACAGGAGCTGGGAGCATTTGGGATAAAGGAACATGAACATGGCTCAAAGAAGTGGATGCCCTTTCTGGGTCATAGGTATCATGAAAGCAAATGGAGGGGAAAGAAAGGCATGAgttaatgacagaaaaaaatctacttgACCCTCAGTACAGTCCCTTTCCCTGGGAAGTTCCTACATTCAAGGAGAAATCCCTTTTCATATTCTAAAACCAATCCAGGGTCACTCAGAAGAAATCAGAGAtgcaagatgaggaagaagacatAAAGCTAGAATTTTGTGAGAAAATTGGAATGGTCACAGGCCAGAAATTAAATTCTGTGTCTATTCATAAAAACAAGGTTTCACTCCAAGACTCAGTGCTGACATTTCAGGGATCCATTTACCAAGACCTGTATTTTTCTTCACTGTGCTACAATTGAGGCCAATGACAGAGTTCTGGACATGGGAGATATAGGGTCCACTATTATTAGTAGTGAGTTGGAGATAAAGCACTTGTgataggatgactgtggcttccAATTGGTGAGCCACGAGTACTGTGCAGGGGGGAAAGAAGTTGCATGGAAGGAGATGTTGAAGGTTGACCCTAGATGGAAATTAATAGCAGAGGGAGATATGATTGGGACATCAGGAAGATGTGGAGCAAACAGTATAAAGCCACATGTGACATCAGCAGAGGAAAGGTGAAATCATTGTCTGTAGAAGGCCATAGTATCTCTCTGAGCTGTCCTATAACCTTAGTTAAAGAGGTGCCAACCAGAGCTGTGGTGCAGATTAGTAGAAGAATACTCATGCAGCATGCACAAGCCCCTGATTCATCACCAGcacaacacataaacacataccctATTGTAGTCTTTAGGAGATCCTGCTCCAAGACAACCCTCAGGGTTTGCAAAAAATTCCAAGAATGTGGCAAGGGCTAAACTTTTCTATCTGATGGgaattagaaaagaaacacatactTTCTAATGATAACTTTCTCTTTTGcttcatcttgaaaaatctctttctaaaaatatctCTGTCACCACACAACTACATATTTTTCCACACAGCTACATATTTCTCTATAcatttatcacaacagaaaaccTCTGGACAATATATGAGTTACATTTTGAGGGTCAGAAACATTCTGATAACACACGAGAAATCACACAGTATCTCTTGGGCTTGGAATGtcatgctgactggccagtgagtgagtaaccatggcaactcttggcTGTCAGCCAGGTTCCCTAGTGTGCAGGCTGTAAAGGTGGGAGCATGGTGCTCAGCATTTCTTGACAGAGAGTGACAATGAAATTCAGGAcctaaacaataaacagttagttgaCTGAACCTCGAGTCTTGTATCATAAAACTAAGGTTACTTTGTACAGCAAGTCAATTGCAGCAGGGAGTTGTATGCTAAATGTTATTAGCTTGATTTTGCAAGTGAAGAGCTGGCACTAAAGTTGCTTCATGCCTGACCTTGGTTCAATAACCAGACATGAGGAATCTGTCCTTGTGCAATATATTTGCAGGGGCAAccagtctgttttgaatttgttttgaggTTATAAATTATCTACTATCTATAAAAAGttgtctttgtagctgagaatactgttactttcctatgtcagcctgagctatgaaaaatatcctagtattatttctattcatcaaaattgtacaacttaggaagaaatcatcttcctgaccatacACAGATAAATTTGCCCAAAAAGtataaaacacactaccaatggGCTGTAGAAAGAatcccacagctgttctttttagggaGGAATTGTGGCAGAACATGAGAaaatacagacagaaacaaatggtATCCACAGATAGTAGCCCCACAGTCTTTGCCTAGTGAGGCTccccatcagagagttattcatctggtgggGCAACCAGTTGAATATTAGTTGTCAACTGCTGTATATTCTATGGCCTCTGACAACtcctcctttttcatttaaataaaagaagcatATAAATCTCTCTTGGGGCAGTAAATAAGGTGAATAATTAAAAGTCTGAAGATGACTAGAAGAATGATAAGTAATATTGTAATGATTCTGAAATTAATAAGAATCAATAGTCTGCATTGATATTTAATCAATGTTTATATCAATAATCTATATTTATCATTAATAATCAATAATCTATATTTACAATTAATTATAAATCAATAATCTATATTGACGATAAGCTGAGAACTAGTTTAAACACCTTTGTAGGTGTAGTTGTGTATGATCCCAGAACATCTCTGATTCGCAAAAGGGCAgaggaggctgggcagtggtggcacatgcctttaatcccagcactcaggaggtagaggcaggcagatctctgtgagttcgaggccagcctggtctacaaagcgagttccaggaaaggcgcaaagctacacagagaaaccctgtctcgaaaaacaaaaaaaaggcagaggagtaatataaaaatttataatagcATGATATGATATGATTAGGTGTGTCTAAATATTATGAATCTAAGTATCATAAAAGTATAGCCTTCTCTAGaacattaattttatgtattaatctttaatcaatatatttttgaataaatgatggcaatgaaatatttttagacaTAGAGTTTACCTGAATTAGTGGGGTGCATCTGTTGAACCAAGGCTGTGGCTGAAGTTGACCTATATCTGTAAACTTGCAATCAAAGCAATTAATAAACCATTTAGCTATGAGAGGGCAGTACCAATTTGTCTCAATACACACATAGCAAGATTTACATATGAGAACAATTGTCAGAAGTACACATGGAAATTGTTAAAATATACATATCAGGATCATGGGCAGAATTTATACAATtagtaataaaacatttttaagggcAATccagcccatgagctggagagttcagtattaaaaaaaaaaagtgtgagtgACAAGAGGTGTAGAAATCACTCATGGTTGCTCCCTGCTGACATGGAAGCAAAGCATGTTGGGCTTATAACATGGAATGCAGTGTAAGCCCGGGAAGA
The sequence above is drawn from the Peromyscus leucopus breed LL Stock chromosome 1, UCI_PerLeu_2.1, whole genome shotgun sequence genome and encodes:
- the LOC114686425 gene encoding pregnancy-specific glycoprotein 22-like; this translates as MEVSFMIPCKGCTPWQGLLLTASLLSCWYPPTTAQVNIELLPPNVFEGDNVLLQVHNLPENLLAFAWYKGVTNLKRGIAIYSLKYNLSVTGPVHSGRETVYSNGSLLLQSVTHKDTGFYTLRTISRQAEIVSVTSMYVHVHTSILTCAHPPTSVQPTIESVPPRVAEGASVLLLVHNLQENLLGLFWYKGVIVFKNHEVARHMVGKNSSVPGPAHSGRETMYSNGSLLLHNVTLNDIGFYTLRTLSRDLKMELTHVQLQVDTSLSACCNPLTSAPLTIEPVPRSAAEGESVLLQVHNLPEDLRTFSWYKGVHSMQNLKIADYSRAINYITRGPAYRGREMVYTNGSLLLQGITEKDAGFYTLRTSNRDFITEKAYVQLHVKKPVSEPFLRVTDTTVPVQGSVVFTCLSADTGISIRWVFNNQSLQLTERMTLSPTKCGLSIDPVRREDAGQYKCEVSNPVSSKTSLPVRLAVVN